One genomic segment of Gottschalkia acidurici 9a includes these proteins:
- a CDS encoding SDR family oxidoreductase, with translation MKSVLVMGGTSFVSSFLAKHLIGQGYNVDILTRGLKSIDYDGFREQLICDRKSKNEVQEVLEGRKYEFVFDISAYTKADVEILLTSIDKNELKKYVFCSSGAVYEPSSDTIKESFKKGENSNWGKYGIDKKEAEDFIINSGIPYTIFRPPYIYGENNNLYREIYFFDRIINNKEIPIPFGKDTKTQFIHINDLVRIFESVMYNESSSNIYNVTNPELISWDYFIAKCGEVIGKTPIMKKIDVNQVKLESRSYFPFRDVTYVLDTEQLMKSKLYKPTISLEEGLKRAYEWYIDKKPKLNDVKMMDKVNELLGN, from the coding sequence ATGAAATCTGTTTTAGTTATGGGTGGCACATCATTTGTAAGTAGTTTTTTAGCAAAACATCTTATTGGACAAGGATATAATGTAGATATTCTTACAAGAGGGCTTAAATCAATTGATTATGACGGCTTTAGAGAACAACTAATCTGTGATAGAAAATCAAAGAATGAAGTTCAAGAGGTCTTAGAAGGAAGAAAGTATGAGTTTGTTTTTGATATATCTGCATATACAAAAGCTGATGTAGAAATACTACTGACTTCTATTGATAAAAATGAGTTGAAAAAATATGTATTTTGTTCATCAGGAGCGGTATATGAACCGAGTAGTGATACTATAAAAGAATCCTTTAAAAAAGGAGAAAATTCTAATTGGGGAAAATATGGTATCGATAAAAAAGAAGCAGAGGACTTTATTATAAATAGTGGTATACCGTATACTATTTTTAGACCTCCATATATTTATGGGGAAAACAATAACCTCTATAGAGAAATATACTTTTTCGATAGAATTATCAATAATAAGGAAATTCCCATTCCTTTTGGAAAGGATACTAAAACCCAATTTATACATATTAATGATTTAGTTAGAATATTTGAAAGTGTAATGTATAATGAAAGTTCTTCAAATATATATAACGTAACAAATCCTGAACTTATTTCATGGGATTACTTTATAGCAAAATGTGGTGAAGTCATAGGTAAAACTCCTATAATGAAAAAAATAGATGTAAATCAAGTGAAGTTAGAATCAAGATCGTACTTCCCATTTAGAGATGTAACTTACGTACTTGATACAGAACAACTGATGAAAAGTAAACTTTATAAACCTACAATTTCATTAGAAGAGGGATTGAAACGAGCTTATGAATGGTATATAGATAAAAAACCAAAGTTAAATGATGTTAAAATGATGGATAAAGTTAATGAACTGTTAGGGAATTAA
- a CDS encoding capping complex subunit for YIEGIA: MDVGIKDNILAIVTTRKEKVSSGSVPIFYADSEEERNKVSLLIAKVTMAMVHDLENGCYVIVKH; the protein is encoded by the coding sequence ATGGATGTAGGTATAAAAGATAATATACTGGCGATAGTGACCACAAGAAAAGAAAAAGTTTCTTCAGGAAGTGTTCCTATATTTTATGCAGATAGCGAAGAAGAAAGAAATAAAGTATCACTTTTAATAGCAAAAGTAACTATGGCGATGGTTCATGATTTGGAAAATGGATGTTATGTTATAGTTAAACATTAA